DNA sequence from the Bombus huntii isolate Logan2020A chromosome 16, iyBomHunt1.1, whole genome shotgun sequence genome:
TAACAtggatttattaatttttaattcacgTTTAGTATACAAAAGTAGATTACAGCATAATTATGCTATAgcctatatttattttatattaaatgatTTAAGGTGTGTGCATAACTGtaagtaattaaataatttaaataacacgGGAAGGTTAGGTTCATtcagatacatatatatattatttttgtagATTTTAGGTTAGGTTAATACATCACTCGTTTTCatagtaaaaaatgaataggaatattatagaaatttttattgtattatctttgaaaatatgtaaagtTGAGATTATAAGATAATTTAAACGTCAAATATATTGGTAATAATTTTAAAGTATAGATTTtaatacaatacaaaataaaactaTTTGGCAGTACAACACATTACATGATACAAAAACTAAACTCGTACATTactattaaaaagttaattcaGACATGCGTCTTTCACGCAATATATACATTCTAAGgcaaattttttctttttttatttgtctTCATATACATTACACaaagtatttaaacatttCCAAGACATGTTCGACTACGTAAACTTTGGGTGGCAACACTCTCTTTCACACGCCCTAATCTCGTTATTAACTtctttaaagaatttttaatactCGAAACTCGATCATTCACAATGAAAAATCATActaaatgtgtttcttttaaCATCTTGTATATATACTAAGAGATGTTAAAGTGGGAACGAACATTGTCATTATTCTGTACCcttttaaaatttgttcgcTCTTTTTAAACGTAAATCGAACATAAGAAACATAGATATGTATATGCACACATCTGCCCCATAATCATGGTAAAATCGGTAAGAGGATTTCTATGtaaaaaaatgtcaaaaatataaacaaaatttttcaaacgCTACttcgtttttattaaaatcgaGTTATATGTGTATGGTTAGCGATCACTCCACAGAGCGAAAATGGCGCTTCTGTCAAGTAAGCTGCCACGTAATGTTGTGTTGTGTGTCGCGTCGACGACGTATTGTCGGTTCGACAATTAACGGTGAATTACACTGTAAAAGTGCAATGCACATCTCATGTGGCAGTGAGGTCTAAATTTTTCTTCATATTCGCCGTAGTAAAGTTGTCCAAAAGGTGAGAAATGTTCTCTATGCTAAAGAAACTGAAGAAAAGTTTAGGCTTCACGGCATCTTCACTTAGACATGACATTTTAACCTTTTGATTTCCCTGACCGCTTTCAATTGATTTAATTTCGGAAAATTGATATTAAGATATCAAATTCAAGtacgatataaatttagtttttcAGTTAGTAAAAGATGTAATTGTTAAGGAACattacaattaaattttattaaatgttattacattttaaagatgttatttgaatattatttttagtaaaataagaaaatataagaaatgtttaacatttttatttgttttccatACCTTAagattatatattcttttatttctagttttatttttagtgtctttttatctttaagatttgttttgtaatttcttaaaccttgtatttttattgaaacaaGTTTCTGCTTGTTAGTAGCCTTTCCTGTAAAGTATAAAGTTTGTatctgaaattataattaataaaaatcatttcttTCAGTATCCAAGTCAGTCACCAAATCCAATGAGTATGCCACCTGATTCAATGAATAAACGATATTCAGAACCATATCCTGATCAAATGAATCACGTAAATAGTCAAATGAACGCGATGCCTCTTCCACAGCATGGCTACAATAAAGTATGGGTAAGTAAATACAAGAGCTTTTAATTTTgtcattttatatgtatattataaaaattagacATTAAGTATAAAATGCAAAATcttttaattgataaaaaatgATTCTTCCTGTTCTTATTCaacatttcattaattttggCTCGTGTAATAATagactttttaaataattataataaattattattatttacttatttattatacatagtATCGACTTAGGGCTTTATATCTTGTATCTTGTACTATTGACTCTTATACTTCCACACTTTTTGTTCATCTTTTCTCatcttcatttttatttatatatatacattctatatattttaccTATGGACTATTCTAAGATTTCTACATTTACATATTGTTTTCCTTAATTCCCTCCTttgttctttctctctcccttaTGCCTTTTCCCTCCCTTGCCTTCTCTATTCTCTTCAATATTTCTATTCCCTGTCCCATTTCTCCTAATATCATTTTCAGGtcttcttcaaattttggtCTTCCTCACGCACTTGTAACACATATCTCATTGTCTTCTTCCACTTCCTACagattctgtatatttttttcttcattctctTTCCAATAATCTTTAGTTTTAGTTTTGTTTCCACATCTGTATTTTACAAGTAGTCTTATATCTTTGTTTTTCATCCTTGTTACCAAGTATCTGCAACTGCGTTTCTCcattatttctaataaattattatttaatgacagatttgaaatataactatacaaaaaaattattaaattactgaaaatactGATTTGATTTGTacgtttttataatttaaaaactgacatcaaacaaaattatttttatgtatactATTTACAAcgataattaatatacagtttgtgtctatttttcttttagtaTCCAAATCAACCACCAAATCCAATGAGTAGTATGCCACCAGATCCAATGAATAAGCGATACTCAGAAACATATCCTGATCAAATGAATCACTTAAATAGTCAAATGAATATGATGACTGTCACGCAACAtggctacaataaattttggGTAAGTAATACAAGAAAGAATGATTAAATAGTTCTATATTTTATCactaattatatataatggCTATTCGTTCTAATCATGTAATAATGTTTGTCAGATAGTTATTAGTATTATCTGTTATTTTGAAGCAATTTAGCAATAATTGTATTCTTTTTACTTATTATTGCCTTTTTTTCAGGGAATGGAAACTGTTGATCTTTTGCAATGTAGGAATGTCCTCCCAACAGAGAAAGTAGAACCACCAAAAATTAAACTTCACCAAGAGTTTTTAGACAGTGTTAATTGTAGTCCCGAGTAAGTACTTTCTACAATGATTTATTAGGCAGATTGAGTTGttaaatataagtaatatttccattattgttatttatttaatttattactcAGTTAATGAACAGTTAGTTAATTTATTATGACCCAGTGGGATTagttaattttctaattttactttttaacgATTTTGTCCCTTTTTCAGCATTTTCCGCTGCACACTCACGAAGATTCCCGAGTCAAATACTTTACTGCAGAAATCTAGGTTGCCTTTAGGAGTTTTAATACATCCCTTCAGAGATTTAAATGTAAGTAAAACATTTTGTTGTTTAATTTGAACATATAgtgtataaatttattagtaaCGAAGCATTGTTGTACCTCCAGCATTTACCAGTGATACAATGCAGTACAATAGTTAGATGTCGTGCTTGCAGAACATATATTAATCCATTTGTATACTTCAATGACTCAAAAAGATGGAAGTGTAATCTTTGTTATAGAGTAAACGAATGTAAGCATAAATTTGTGTATTTtaagttatttttattcaattgttatattttaatattttgttcaCTTTGTTATtgtgttaaaatattaaattttacatgTTCCGAAAtttatacgaatattatttttatagtacCAGACGAATTTCAGTTCGATCCCGTAACAAAATCATACGGAGATCCATCAAGAAGACCAGAAGTAAAAACTAGTACGATTGAGTTTATTGCACCTAGTGAATACAtggtaaaaaatttgaaaaattaatatataattcattCATAATTATATCGTTCAATCaagtattcaaatatttgtttgttgatatttttataaaaatgatttatataaaaaaattttttcttttaatatatatttcataatgatattttaatatatatttcttttaatatatatttcataattgcataattattattgaattattcttaaaatcaaagttaaaattaaaagttgGAAGTAATGTGAAATTTGgaaaagtaaataattaaaacaatacATATGTTTAAGCTACGTCCACCACAGCCAGCTGTATATCTGTTTGTTTTGGACGTttcgagactggcagttgagAGCGGTTACTTGACCATAGTGTGCAACGTAATTTCAGAAGAATTATCAAGGCTGCCTGGCGATAGTAGGACACAAATTGGATTTTTAGCAGTAGATTCTGCAATACATTTCTTTGGCATACCTGACAATGTATCACAACCTCAGGAAATGATCATGCTTGACATTGATGGTAAAATCATACTCATTTTACTTCTTAAACTTATTTTACGTGTTGAGTTTGAAGTATGTATTTAACTGTTATATTTAACTACTAACATATGTGTCTAATTGTAAGAAATCTTTATGCAGATGTGTTTCTTCCATGTCCGGAAAATCTAATTGTCAATTTAAAAGAACGAGAAGAATTAGTAAGAGATTTATTGGCTCAATTGCCCACAAAATTTCAAGGGACTCATGATACAAATAATGCTTTGGGTGCGGCGTTACAAGCTGCGTATAAACTTATGGTACGCGAAAAGTATATTTATCCATTCAGAGAATAATTAAGTAgtttgaattatttaatttaaacagATTTTGTGAAAGAGTATGTTAGATTATCTTAAAGAATCTTTACAATAAGATctaatattaaagataaacCAATAACAATAAATGTATTACTAAGTAAaagacaaagaatatataaaaaataagtgaaattttttagCTCAGTCGCCAAAATCttattttttcctattttaGTCACCAACTGGTGGACGTGTGACTGTCTTCCAAACTTGCTTGCCAAATATAGGTCCAGGATTATTGCAAGCAAGAGAGGACCCAAATAGTAGAGGGAGTAAAGATGTACCACATTTAAATCCAGTTacagatttttataaaagGTTGGCGCTAGATTGCAGTGGACAGCAAATTGCAGTCGATCTATTCCTATTAAACTGTCAATACTGTGACCTAGCTACTCTTTGtatgtattaatttattctCTGTATTGTTTACCAATTAGTGATATTTCAATGTATTATTAATGCAAAACTATTGGAGATATATCGagatttttatcatttatgcatagaaattttttcttcttttatcataaattttaagtatttaataaatttattaacgtCCGTATAACTAAAAAGATGGTTAAAGTTAACTGTActaaaaaatagaaacaataaaagttaaacaaatacaaattttattttatagcgGGTATGTGCAAATTCTCTGGAGGTTGTATATACCATCTTCCTCTATTCCGGGGTTCGAAACCACAACACGCGGAAACTCTCGATAGAATACTGAGACGTTATATTACCAGAAAGATCGGTTTTGAAGCAGTGATGAGAATACGATGTACACGAGGACTGAGCATTCATACTTTCCATGGAAATTTCTTTGTAAGGTCAACTGACCTGCTTAGTTTGCCTAACGTCAATCCGGATGCTGGTTTTGGAATGCAAATCTCTATAGAAGAGAATCTTTCAGATGTGCAAAACGTCTGTTTCCAGGCAGCTTTACTTTATACCTCAAGTAAAGgtagatatatttttgtattattatttaaagagTTTTGTTATGATAAAagattatgaaaatattaagaaatatcacgtatagtatttatattatttatcattacTTTCATGCAACAAAaactattttgtttatttcgaCTATCTTACATAAAAATAACTACAATATTGTGAGGTCCTGTGTTATTTACAATATTCTATTTAATTCTTgagaatatatattaaaatgttatatattaaaacaCTCCTATGATAGAACtagaaatgacaaattttaaaaatgtattttaggTGAAAGAAGAATTAGGGTACACACATTATGCCTACCGGTAGTATCTACCTTATCGGATGTTCTGCATTCCGCTGATCAACAATGCATAGTGGGCCTACTTTCTAAAATGGGTAAGATTTCTTTCTTGGTAATATACAGTTTTTTATATACTATTTATAGTACTTCGTTAAATAGCACAGATATTAAAAACTTGATTGTTTATTgattgaaatttgttttactACATTTTATGGCAagaaagtatataaatatgtcagagatgaaaggacatcggagccttccctttggaacttcgggaaaatcccttaacaccgtaatctagattctatcataggcgtaattaaacaattgttgtcattcgatccgattgtatttgttcgagatttgtgataatgagcttgggctcgaggcgacaaccagtcgccgaacgtagccgcggtcacgggatgaaagCTTTGTCTGGCAGAggcatggagtaattctatagctctccttaaaaaggaaatagttgtaacatcCGACAGTAAatattccaacggtctctgtcccgtagcttgcCACTTACAGATCCTATTCTTCAaataagatgattgccagatgttgATGCGTTTCCA
Encoded proteins:
- the LOC126874236 gene encoding protein transport protein Sec24B isoform X2, with the protein product MSMPPDSMNKRYSEPYPDQMNHVNSQMNAMPLPQHGYNKVWYPNQPPNPMSSMPPDPMNKRYSETYPDQMNHLNSQMNMMTVTQHGYNKFWGMETVDLLQCRNVLPTEKVEPPKIKLHQEFLDSVNCSPDIFRCTLTKIPESNTLLQKSRLPLGVLIHPFRDLNHLPVIQCSTIVRCRACRTYINPFVYFNDSKRWKCNLCYRVNELPDEFQFDPVTKSYGDPSRRPEVKTSTIEFIAPSEYMLRPPQPAVYLFVLDVSRLAVESGYLTIVCNVISEELSRLPGDSRTQIGFLAVDSAIHFFGIPDNVSQPQEMIMLDIDDVFLPCPENLIVNLKEREELVRDLLAQLPTKFQGTHDTNNALGAALQAAYKLMSPTGGRVTVFQTCLPNIGPGLLQAREDPNSRGSKDVPHLNPVTDFYKRLALDCSGQQIAVDLFLLNCQYCDLATLSGMCKFSGGCIYHLPLFRGSKPQHAETLDRILRRYITRKIGFEAVMRIRCTRGLSIHTFHGNFFVRSTDLLSLPNVNPDAGFGMQISIEENLSDVQNVCFQAALLYTSSKGERRIRVHTLCLPVVSTLSDVLHSADQQCIVGLLSKMAVDRSQQSSLSDARDALINVAIDVLSAYKLSQSVASGGLLAPASLKLLPLHIIALLKCVAFRSGTNTRLDDRVFAMCQLKTLPLFQLIQMIYPDLYPVHALEDRNAKDIDGKLCPQPPRLHLSAEKLDSRGAFLMDIGDRIFILIGKNIHPSFCCNVLGVSAFPSIPEELYELPEIETPESERLRNFIFSLQEEKPYPASIQIIRDDSHFRTLFIERLVEDRFENSLSYYEFLQHLKTQVK
- the LOC126874236 gene encoding protein transport protein Sec24B isoform X1, coding for MSMPPDSMKRYSESHPDQMNHLNNQMNMMPPPQHGYNKLLYPSQSPNPMSMPPDSMNKRYSEPYPDQMNHVNSQMNAMPLPQHGYNKVWYPNQPPNPMSSMPPDPMNKRYSETYPDQMNHLNSQMNMMTVTQHGYNKFWGMETVDLLQCRNVLPTEKVEPPKIKLHQEFLDSVNCSPDIFRCTLTKIPESNTLLQKSRLPLGVLIHPFRDLNHLPVIQCSTIVRCRACRTYINPFVYFNDSKRWKCNLCYRVNELPDEFQFDPVTKSYGDPSRRPEVKTSTIEFIAPSEYMLRPPQPAVYLFVLDVSRLAVESGYLTIVCNVISEELSRLPGDSRTQIGFLAVDSAIHFFGIPDNVSQPQEMIMLDIDDVFLPCPENLIVNLKEREELVRDLLAQLPTKFQGTHDTNNALGAALQAAYKLMSPTGGRVTVFQTCLPNIGPGLLQAREDPNSRGSKDVPHLNPVTDFYKRLALDCSGQQIAVDLFLLNCQYCDLATLSGMCKFSGGCIYHLPLFRGSKPQHAETLDRILRRYITRKIGFEAVMRIRCTRGLSIHTFHGNFFVRSTDLLSLPNVNPDAGFGMQISIEENLSDVQNVCFQAALLYTSSKGERRIRVHTLCLPVVSTLSDVLHSADQQCIVGLLSKMAVDRSQQSSLSDARDALINVAIDVLSAYKLSQSVASGGLLAPASLKLLPLHIIALLKCVAFRSGTNTRLDDRVFAMCQLKTLPLFQLIQMIYPDLYPVHALEDRNAKDIDGKLCPQPPRLHLSAEKLDSRGAFLMDIGDRIFILIGKNIHPSFCCNVLGVSAFPSIPEELYELPEIETPESERLRNFIFSLQEEKPYPASIQIIRDDSHFRTLFIERLVEDRFENSLSYYEFLQHLKTQVK